In one window of Macrobrachium rosenbergii isolate ZJJX-2024 chromosome 11, ASM4041242v1, whole genome shotgun sequence DNA:
- the LOC136843090 gene encoding sorting and assembly machinery component 50 homolog isoform X5, translated as MNLQSLKPKTDEQREAIRKLKHIRDKLAAIKAQKIQMSLKNAKARVQRVHVDGLGRTKDDIVINTVRDVFTARDFQSVIIKIHEARTRLSKLGCFKDVGVFIDAYNGPDAVDDGIEVTFEVTEVSFLGAKVNTAVGNNEAQFSTGGMLRNIFGRAEEWSCEYTHGTKKTTSFYSTFVKPFHNEASTVLTSSIYQQASEAPWSGYRELDRGILLTLAFNSAPNVQQKLILDGVWRHLTTLSRTTAFAVREQAGHSLKSALRHELHVDKRDDQVFPTDGVSFTLKNELAGLGGDIGFLKNELDMQVNVPLPRDIVLQGALLAGHLLPLRNNKTYVIADRFMLGGPMNIRGFEMAGIGPHSDGCSLGAEMFWAAAIHVYAPLPLLARGGTISEKFRLHGFVNTGNIGDFVLTDNYKQNLHTLLRDMRLSYGAGLAMSLGGFARVELNYCIPLLLQRGDRPNQGLQFGVAANFL; from the exons GCTAGGGTCCAGCGTGTTCACGTTGATGGGTTAGGTCGCACCAAGGATGACATTGTTATAAACACAGTAAGAGATGTCTTCACTGCCAGGGACTTTCAGTCT gtTATCATAAAAATTCATGAAGCTAGAACACGTTTATCAAAATTGGGTTGCTTTAAGGATGTGGGTGTGTTTATTGATGCCTATAATGGACCCGATGCTGTAGATGATGGAATTGAG GTGACTTTTGAAGTTACGGAAGTTAGTTTCCTTGGAGCAAAAGTCAACACTGCAGTTGGAAACAATGAAGCACAGTTCTCTACAGGTGGCATGCTTCGCAATATATTTGGGCGAGCGGAAGAATGGAGTTGTGAATATACTCATGGAACTAAGAAAACAACCtcattttattcaacatttgTTAAACCGTTCCATAATGAAGCTAGTACAGT GTTAACGAGTAGTATTTATCAACAAGCTAGTGAGGCACCCTGGTCTGGATATAGAGAGTTGGATCGTGGAATATTACTTACATTAGCGTTTAATTCAGCACCAAAT GTACAACAGAAATTGATCCTTGATGGTGTCTGGCGTCACCTAACAACACTCAGCCGAACAACTGCATTTGCTGTGCGAGAACAAGCTGGACACTCTTTGAAGTCAGCACTTAGGCATGAGCTTCATGTTGATAAGAGAGATGATCAGGTCTTTCCCACAGATGGTGTTTCTTTCACTcttaaa aatGAGTTAGCTGGATTAGGTGGTGATATTGGGTTCCTGAAGAATGAACTAGACATGCAAGTTAATGTGCCACTTCCTAGGGATATT GTATTACAGGGTGCACTATTGGCAGGTCATCTTTTGCCATTACGTAACAATAAGACATACGTTATCGCAGATCGCTTCATGCTCGGAGGGCCAATGAATATTCGAGGATTTGAAATGGCAGGAATAGGACCTCACAGTGATGGTTGTTCATTAGGAGCCgag ATGTTTTGGGCCGCTGCCATTCACGTGTATGCACCTCTACCCTTACTTGCTCGAGGAGGGACTATCAGTGAGAAGTTTAGACTCCATGGTTTTGTCAATACGGGAAACATTGGAGATTTTGTTTTGA ctGACAACTACAAACAGAATCTTCACACCTTGCTGCGGGATATGAGGTTGTCCTATGGAGCAGGCCTTGCAATGAGTCTTGGAGGTTTTGCAAGAGTTGAATTAAATTATTGCATACCCCTCTTGTTACAACGAGGTGACAGGCCAAATCAGGGTCTCCAGTTTGGTGTTGCAGCTAACTTCCTGTAG
- the LOC136843090 gene encoding sorting and assembly machinery component 50 homolog isoform X8 gives MNLQSLKPSQGKTTLEFGARVQRVHVDGLGRTKDDIVINTVRDVFTARDFQSVIIKIHEARTRLSKLGCFKDVGVFIDAYNGPDAVDDGIEVTFEVTEVSFLGAKVNTAVGNNEAQFSTGGMLRNIFGRAEEWSCEYTHGTKKTTSFYSTFVKPFHNEASTVLTSSIYQQASEAPWSGYRELDRGILLTLAFNSAPNVQQKLILDGVWRHLTTLSRTTAFAVREQAGHSLKSALRHELHVDKRDDQVFPTDGVSFTLKNELAGLGGDIGFLKNELDMQVNVPLPRDIVLQGALLAGHLLPLRNNKTYVIADRFMLGGPMNIRGFEMAGIGPHSDGCSLGAEMFWAAAIHVYAPLPLLARGGTISEKFRLHGFVNTGNIGDFVLTDNYKQNLHTLLRDMRLSYGAGLAMSLGGFARVELNYCIPLLLQRGDRPNQGLQFGVAANFL, from the exons GCTAGGGTCCAGCGTGTTCACGTTGATGGGTTAGGTCGCACCAAGGATGACATTGTTATAAACACAGTAAGAGATGTCTTCACTGCCAGGGACTTTCAGTCT gtTATCATAAAAATTCATGAAGCTAGAACACGTTTATCAAAATTGGGTTGCTTTAAGGATGTGGGTGTGTTTATTGATGCCTATAATGGACCCGATGCTGTAGATGATGGAATTGAG GTGACTTTTGAAGTTACGGAAGTTAGTTTCCTTGGAGCAAAAGTCAACACTGCAGTTGGAAACAATGAAGCACAGTTCTCTACAGGTGGCATGCTTCGCAATATATTTGGGCGAGCGGAAGAATGGAGTTGTGAATATACTCATGGAACTAAGAAAACAACCtcattttattcaacatttgTTAAACCGTTCCATAATGAAGCTAGTACAGT GTTAACGAGTAGTATTTATCAACAAGCTAGTGAGGCACCCTGGTCTGGATATAGAGAGTTGGATCGTGGAATATTACTTACATTAGCGTTTAATTCAGCACCAAAT GTACAACAGAAATTGATCCTTGATGGTGTCTGGCGTCACCTAACAACACTCAGCCGAACAACTGCATTTGCTGTGCGAGAACAAGCTGGACACTCTTTGAAGTCAGCACTTAGGCATGAGCTTCATGTTGATAAGAGAGATGATCAGGTCTTTCCCACAGATGGTGTTTCTTTCACTcttaaa aatGAGTTAGCTGGATTAGGTGGTGATATTGGGTTCCTGAAGAATGAACTAGACATGCAAGTTAATGTGCCACTTCCTAGGGATATT GTATTACAGGGTGCACTATTGGCAGGTCATCTTTTGCCATTACGTAACAATAAGACATACGTTATCGCAGATCGCTTCATGCTCGGAGGGCCAATGAATATTCGAGGATTTGAAATGGCAGGAATAGGACCTCACAGTGATGGTTGTTCATTAGGAGCCgag ATGTTTTGGGCCGCTGCCATTCACGTGTATGCACCTCTACCCTTACTTGCTCGAGGAGGGACTATCAGTGAGAAGTTTAGACTCCATGGTTTTGTCAATACGGGAAACATTGGAGATTTTGTTTTGA ctGACAACTACAAACAGAATCTTCACACCTTGCTGCGGGATATGAGGTTGTCCTATGGAGCAGGCCTTGCAATGAGTCTTGGAGGTTTTGCAAGAGTTGAATTAAATTATTGCATACCCCTCTTGTTACAACGAGGTGACAGGCCAAATCAGGGTCTCCAGTTTGGTGTTGCAGCTAACTTCCTGTAG
- the LOC136843090 gene encoding sorting and assembly machinery component 50 homolog isoform X10: MGTVHAKARVQRVHVDGLGRTKDDIVINTVRDVFTARDFQSVIIKIHEARTRLSKLGCFKDVGVFIDAYNGPDAVDDGIEVTFEVTEVSFLGAKVNTAVGNNEAQFSTGGMLRNIFGRAEEWSCEYTHGTKKTTSFYSTFVKPFHNEASTVLTSSIYQQASEAPWSGYRELDRGILLTLAFNSAPNVQQKLILDGVWRHLTTLSRTTAFAVREQAGHSLKSALRHELHVDKRDDQVFPTDGVSFTLKNELAGLGGDIGFLKNELDMQVNVPLPRDIVLQGALLAGHLLPLRNNKTYVIADRFMLGGPMNIRGFEMAGIGPHSDGCSLGAEMFWAAAIHVYAPLPLLARGGTISEKFRLHGFVNTGNIGDFVLTDNYKQNLHTLLRDMRLSYGAGLAMSLGGFARVELNYCIPLLLQRGDRPNQGLQFGVAANFL, encoded by the exons GCTAGGGTCCAGCGTGTTCACGTTGATGGGTTAGGTCGCACCAAGGATGACATTGTTATAAACACAGTAAGAGATGTCTTCACTGCCAGGGACTTTCAGTCT gtTATCATAAAAATTCATGAAGCTAGAACACGTTTATCAAAATTGGGTTGCTTTAAGGATGTGGGTGTGTTTATTGATGCCTATAATGGACCCGATGCTGTAGATGATGGAATTGAG GTGACTTTTGAAGTTACGGAAGTTAGTTTCCTTGGAGCAAAAGTCAACACTGCAGTTGGAAACAATGAAGCACAGTTCTCTACAGGTGGCATGCTTCGCAATATATTTGGGCGAGCGGAAGAATGGAGTTGTGAATATACTCATGGAACTAAGAAAACAACCtcattttattcaacatttgTTAAACCGTTCCATAATGAAGCTAGTACAGT GTTAACGAGTAGTATTTATCAACAAGCTAGTGAGGCACCCTGGTCTGGATATAGAGAGTTGGATCGTGGAATATTACTTACATTAGCGTTTAATTCAGCACCAAAT GTACAACAGAAATTGATCCTTGATGGTGTCTGGCGTCACCTAACAACACTCAGCCGAACAACTGCATTTGCTGTGCGAGAACAAGCTGGACACTCTTTGAAGTCAGCACTTAGGCATGAGCTTCATGTTGATAAGAGAGATGATCAGGTCTTTCCCACAGATGGTGTTTCTTTCACTcttaaa aatGAGTTAGCTGGATTAGGTGGTGATATTGGGTTCCTGAAGAATGAACTAGACATGCAAGTTAATGTGCCACTTCCTAGGGATATT GTATTACAGGGTGCACTATTGGCAGGTCATCTTTTGCCATTACGTAACAATAAGACATACGTTATCGCAGATCGCTTCATGCTCGGAGGGCCAATGAATATTCGAGGATTTGAAATGGCAGGAATAGGACCTCACAGTGATGGTTGTTCATTAGGAGCCgag ATGTTTTGGGCCGCTGCCATTCACGTGTATGCACCTCTACCCTTACTTGCTCGAGGAGGGACTATCAGTGAGAAGTTTAGACTCCATGGTTTTGTCAATACGGGAAACATTGGAGATTTTGTTTTGA ctGACAACTACAAACAGAATCTTCACACCTTGCTGCGGGATATGAGGTTGTCCTATGGAGCAGGCCTTGCAATGAGTCTTGGAGGTTTTGCAAGAGTTGAATTAAATTATTGCATACCCCTCTTGTTACAACGAGGTGACAGGCCAAATCAGGGTCTCCAGTTTGGTGTTGCAGCTAACTTCCTGTAG
- the LOC136843090 gene encoding sorting and assembly machinery component 50 homolog isoform X7, which produces MGTVHAKSPEREDHDGATMNLQSLKARVQRVHVDGLGRTKDDIVINTVRDVFTARDFQSVIIKIHEARTRLSKLGCFKDVGVFIDAYNGPDAVDDGIEVTFEVTEVSFLGAKVNTAVGNNEAQFSTGGMLRNIFGRAEEWSCEYTHGTKKTTSFYSTFVKPFHNEASTVLTSSIYQQASEAPWSGYRELDRGILLTLAFNSAPNVQQKLILDGVWRHLTTLSRTTAFAVREQAGHSLKSALRHELHVDKRDDQVFPTDGVSFTLKNELAGLGGDIGFLKNELDMQVNVPLPRDIVLQGALLAGHLLPLRNNKTYVIADRFMLGGPMNIRGFEMAGIGPHSDGCSLGAEMFWAAAIHVYAPLPLLARGGTISEKFRLHGFVNTGNIGDFVLTDNYKQNLHTLLRDMRLSYGAGLAMSLGGFARVELNYCIPLLLQRGDRPNQGLQFGVAANFL; this is translated from the exons GCTAGGGTCCAGCGTGTTCACGTTGATGGGTTAGGTCGCACCAAGGATGACATTGTTATAAACACAGTAAGAGATGTCTTCACTGCCAGGGACTTTCAGTCT gtTATCATAAAAATTCATGAAGCTAGAACACGTTTATCAAAATTGGGTTGCTTTAAGGATGTGGGTGTGTTTATTGATGCCTATAATGGACCCGATGCTGTAGATGATGGAATTGAG GTGACTTTTGAAGTTACGGAAGTTAGTTTCCTTGGAGCAAAAGTCAACACTGCAGTTGGAAACAATGAAGCACAGTTCTCTACAGGTGGCATGCTTCGCAATATATTTGGGCGAGCGGAAGAATGGAGTTGTGAATATACTCATGGAACTAAGAAAACAACCtcattttattcaacatttgTTAAACCGTTCCATAATGAAGCTAGTACAGT GTTAACGAGTAGTATTTATCAACAAGCTAGTGAGGCACCCTGGTCTGGATATAGAGAGTTGGATCGTGGAATATTACTTACATTAGCGTTTAATTCAGCACCAAAT GTACAACAGAAATTGATCCTTGATGGTGTCTGGCGTCACCTAACAACACTCAGCCGAACAACTGCATTTGCTGTGCGAGAACAAGCTGGACACTCTTTGAAGTCAGCACTTAGGCATGAGCTTCATGTTGATAAGAGAGATGATCAGGTCTTTCCCACAGATGGTGTTTCTTTCACTcttaaa aatGAGTTAGCTGGATTAGGTGGTGATATTGGGTTCCTGAAGAATGAACTAGACATGCAAGTTAATGTGCCACTTCCTAGGGATATT GTATTACAGGGTGCACTATTGGCAGGTCATCTTTTGCCATTACGTAACAATAAGACATACGTTATCGCAGATCGCTTCATGCTCGGAGGGCCAATGAATATTCGAGGATTTGAAATGGCAGGAATAGGACCTCACAGTGATGGTTGTTCATTAGGAGCCgag ATGTTTTGGGCCGCTGCCATTCACGTGTATGCACCTCTACCCTTACTTGCTCGAGGAGGGACTATCAGTGAGAAGTTTAGACTCCATGGTTTTGTCAATACGGGAAACATTGGAGATTTTGTTTTGA ctGACAACTACAAACAGAATCTTCACACCTTGCTGCGGGATATGAGGTTGTCCTATGGAGCAGGCCTTGCAATGAGTCTTGGAGGTTTTGCAAGAGTTGAATTAAATTATTGCATACCCCTCTTGTTACAACGAGGTGACAGGCCAAATCAGGGTCTCCAGTTTGGTGTTGCAGCTAACTTCCTGTAG
- the LOC136843090 gene encoding sorting and assembly machinery component 50 homolog isoform X6, with protein sequence MGTVHAKSPEREDHDGATMNLQSLKPSQGKTTLEFGARVQRVHVDGLGRTKDDIVINTVRDVFTARDFQSVIIKIHEARTRLSKLGCFKDVGVFIDAYNGPDAVDDGIEVTFEVTEVSFLGAKVNTAVGNNEAQFSTGGMLRNIFGRAEEWSCEYTHGTKKTTSFYSTFVKPFHNEASTVLTSSIYQQASEAPWSGYRELDRGILLTLAFNSAPNVQQKLILDGVWRHLTTLSRTTAFAVREQAGHSLKSALRHELHVDKRDDQVFPTDGVSFTLKNELAGLGGDIGFLKNELDMQVNVPLPRDIVLQGALLAGHLLPLRNNKTYVIADRFMLGGPMNIRGFEMAGIGPHSDGCSLGAEMFWAAAIHVYAPLPLLARGGTISEKFRLHGFVNTGNIGDFVLTDNYKQNLHTLLRDMRLSYGAGLAMSLGGFARVELNYCIPLLLQRGDRPNQGLQFGVAANFL encoded by the exons GCTAGGGTCCAGCGTGTTCACGTTGATGGGTTAGGTCGCACCAAGGATGACATTGTTATAAACACAGTAAGAGATGTCTTCACTGCCAGGGACTTTCAGTCT gtTATCATAAAAATTCATGAAGCTAGAACACGTTTATCAAAATTGGGTTGCTTTAAGGATGTGGGTGTGTTTATTGATGCCTATAATGGACCCGATGCTGTAGATGATGGAATTGAG GTGACTTTTGAAGTTACGGAAGTTAGTTTCCTTGGAGCAAAAGTCAACACTGCAGTTGGAAACAATGAAGCACAGTTCTCTACAGGTGGCATGCTTCGCAATATATTTGGGCGAGCGGAAGAATGGAGTTGTGAATATACTCATGGAACTAAGAAAACAACCtcattttattcaacatttgTTAAACCGTTCCATAATGAAGCTAGTACAGT GTTAACGAGTAGTATTTATCAACAAGCTAGTGAGGCACCCTGGTCTGGATATAGAGAGTTGGATCGTGGAATATTACTTACATTAGCGTTTAATTCAGCACCAAAT GTACAACAGAAATTGATCCTTGATGGTGTCTGGCGTCACCTAACAACACTCAGCCGAACAACTGCATTTGCTGTGCGAGAACAAGCTGGACACTCTTTGAAGTCAGCACTTAGGCATGAGCTTCATGTTGATAAGAGAGATGATCAGGTCTTTCCCACAGATGGTGTTTCTTTCACTcttaaa aatGAGTTAGCTGGATTAGGTGGTGATATTGGGTTCCTGAAGAATGAACTAGACATGCAAGTTAATGTGCCACTTCCTAGGGATATT GTATTACAGGGTGCACTATTGGCAGGTCATCTTTTGCCATTACGTAACAATAAGACATACGTTATCGCAGATCGCTTCATGCTCGGAGGGCCAATGAATATTCGAGGATTTGAAATGGCAGGAATAGGACCTCACAGTGATGGTTGTTCATTAGGAGCCgag ATGTTTTGGGCCGCTGCCATTCACGTGTATGCACCTCTACCCTTACTTGCTCGAGGAGGGACTATCAGTGAGAAGTTTAGACTCCATGGTTTTGTCAATACGGGAAACATTGGAGATTTTGTTTTGA ctGACAACTACAAACAGAATCTTCACACCTTGCTGCGGGATATGAGGTTGTCCTATGGAGCAGGCCTTGCAATGAGTCTTGGAGGTTTTGCAAGAGTTGAATTAAATTATTGCATACCCCTCTTGTTACAACGAGGTGACAGGCCAAATCAGGGTCTCCAGTTTGGTGTTGCAGCTAACTTCCTGTAG
- the LOC136843090 gene encoding sorting and assembly machinery component 50 homolog isoform X9, whose product MNLQSLKARVQRVHVDGLGRTKDDIVINTVRDVFTARDFQSVIIKIHEARTRLSKLGCFKDVGVFIDAYNGPDAVDDGIEVTFEVTEVSFLGAKVNTAVGNNEAQFSTGGMLRNIFGRAEEWSCEYTHGTKKTTSFYSTFVKPFHNEASTVLTSSIYQQASEAPWSGYRELDRGILLTLAFNSAPNVQQKLILDGVWRHLTTLSRTTAFAVREQAGHSLKSALRHELHVDKRDDQVFPTDGVSFTLKNELAGLGGDIGFLKNELDMQVNVPLPRDIVLQGALLAGHLLPLRNNKTYVIADRFMLGGPMNIRGFEMAGIGPHSDGCSLGAEMFWAAAIHVYAPLPLLARGGTISEKFRLHGFVNTGNIGDFVLTDNYKQNLHTLLRDMRLSYGAGLAMSLGGFARVELNYCIPLLLQRGDRPNQGLQFGVAANFL is encoded by the exons GCTAGGGTCCAGCGTGTTCACGTTGATGGGTTAGGTCGCACCAAGGATGACATTGTTATAAACACAGTAAGAGATGTCTTCACTGCCAGGGACTTTCAGTCT gtTATCATAAAAATTCATGAAGCTAGAACACGTTTATCAAAATTGGGTTGCTTTAAGGATGTGGGTGTGTTTATTGATGCCTATAATGGACCCGATGCTGTAGATGATGGAATTGAG GTGACTTTTGAAGTTACGGAAGTTAGTTTCCTTGGAGCAAAAGTCAACACTGCAGTTGGAAACAATGAAGCACAGTTCTCTACAGGTGGCATGCTTCGCAATATATTTGGGCGAGCGGAAGAATGGAGTTGTGAATATACTCATGGAACTAAGAAAACAACCtcattttattcaacatttgTTAAACCGTTCCATAATGAAGCTAGTACAGT GTTAACGAGTAGTATTTATCAACAAGCTAGTGAGGCACCCTGGTCTGGATATAGAGAGTTGGATCGTGGAATATTACTTACATTAGCGTTTAATTCAGCACCAAAT GTACAACAGAAATTGATCCTTGATGGTGTCTGGCGTCACCTAACAACACTCAGCCGAACAACTGCATTTGCTGTGCGAGAACAAGCTGGACACTCTTTGAAGTCAGCACTTAGGCATGAGCTTCATGTTGATAAGAGAGATGATCAGGTCTTTCCCACAGATGGTGTTTCTTTCACTcttaaa aatGAGTTAGCTGGATTAGGTGGTGATATTGGGTTCCTGAAGAATGAACTAGACATGCAAGTTAATGTGCCACTTCCTAGGGATATT GTATTACAGGGTGCACTATTGGCAGGTCATCTTTTGCCATTACGTAACAATAAGACATACGTTATCGCAGATCGCTTCATGCTCGGAGGGCCAATGAATATTCGAGGATTTGAAATGGCAGGAATAGGACCTCACAGTGATGGTTGTTCATTAGGAGCCgag ATGTTTTGGGCCGCTGCCATTCACGTGTATGCACCTCTACCCTTACTTGCTCGAGGAGGGACTATCAGTGAGAAGTTTAGACTCCATGGTTTTGTCAATACGGGAAACATTGGAGATTTTGTTTTGA ctGACAACTACAAACAGAATCTTCACACCTTGCTGCGGGATATGAGGTTGTCCTATGGAGCAGGCCTTGCAATGAGTCTTGGAGGTTTTGCAAGAGTTGAATTAAATTATTGCATACCCCTCTTGTTACAACGAGGTGACAGGCCAAATCAGGGTCTCCAGTTTGGTGTTGCAGCTAACTTCCTGTAG